In a genomic window of Tachysurus vachellii isolate PV-2020 chromosome 13, HZAU_Pvac_v1, whole genome shotgun sequence:
- the ckap5 gene encoding cytoskeleton-associated protein 5 isoform X1: MGDDSEWMKLPIDQKCEHKVWKARLNGYEEALKLFQRITDEKSPEWGKYLGLIKKFVTDSNAVAQLKGLEAALVFIDNAHVAGKTTGEVVSGVVSKVFNQPKARAKELGIDICLMYVEIEKAEIVQDELIKGLENKNPKIVVACIETLRKALSEFGSKIITLKPVVKVLPKLFESREKAVRDEAKLLAVEIYKWIRDALRAPLQNINSVQLKELEEEWVKLPAGVPKQSRFLRSQQDLKAKFEQQQAVGGDEADGDDDDGGGAQVDAYELLEAVEILSKIPKDFYEKIEAKKWQERKEALEAVEVLTKNPKLEGGDYGDLVRALKKVIGKDANVMLVTLAAKCLAGLAAGLRKKFGTYAGHVVPTILEKFKEKKPQVVQALQESIDAVFLTTNLQSISEDVLAVMDNKNPSIKQQASLFLARSFRHCTPATLPKSVLKPLCSAFLKQVNDSAPEVRDAAFEALGTAMKVVGEKAVNPFLADLDKLKLDKIKECADKVELAGGKKGEGGSGGGGQKKEKPAAKPPPVEEPPAKPAGPPKKAPATKAAGPPKKSKPATAASGKSKKVSETKEVAETELSLEVCEEKAAAVLPASCMQLLDSANWKERLASMEEFQRAVEQMDKTQMPCQALVRMLAKKPGWKETNFQVMQMKLHIVGLIAGKGSFSKTSALVVLDGLVDKIGDVKCGSNAKEALTAIGEACLLPWTAEQVVSLAFSQKNPKNQAETLNWLANAMKEFGFAGINVKAFINNVKTALGATNPAVRTSAITLLGVMFLYMGAPLRMFFEDEKPALLSQIDAEFEKMQGQSPPAPTRGLSKKGTVDDGEEADEEEADGGAVDIVDLLPRSDISDKITSDMVEKIGDKNWKIRKEGLDEVAAVISEAKFIQANIGELPMALKGRLGDSNKLLVQQTLTILQQIATAMGPALKQHVKNLGFAIITVLGDSKSNVRAAALTTLNTWVEQTGLKEWLEGEDLAEELKRENPFLRQEILGWLAERLPNMCSVPADLMQCVPHLYACLEDRSGDVRKKAQDALPMFMMHLGPEKMSKATNKLKPASKDQVVAMLEKARALMPAKPAKAASSKAAQSAPPAKPSPAPAKSQPAVDDYSSPEPKQEAKKPKTVGPAQKKGVLGKKAPVKAANKDEEDRSGPIFILVPNGKEQRMKEEKALKILKWNFMTPRDEYVEQLKTQMATCLARWLQDELFHYDFQRHVKAVNAMIEHMDGESEAVIGCLDLILKWFTLRFFDTNTSVLMKAMEFLKLLFTMLSRDGYHLSEYEASSFIPYLILKVGESKDVVRKDVRAILTMLCNVYSPSKMFPFLMEGTKSKNSKQRSECLDELGCLIENNGMNVCQPTPAKALKDIAVHIGDRDTSVRNAALNTVVAAYNVCGDQIFKLIGNLSEKDMSMLEERIKRSAKKAPAVSTKQEKAQREPPSNPNATFLRKPAQEEVPNKLNQARSQNAHTEHTAPSIPKEFQLDLDMIENDHTRVSDFPDLVQHKLDELLEPVMIPEPKIRSISPHFDDLHNSTASTINFVISQVASGDINTSIQALAQIDEVLRQEDKAEAMSGHIDQFLIATFMQLRLIYNTHMADDRLDKKDIFKLYSCIIGNMLSLFSMESLAREASMGVLKDLMHGLITLMLDSRVEDIEDGQQLIRSVNLLVVRVLEKSDQTNILSALLVLLQDSLITTAGSPMFSELVMKCLWRMIRFLPETINSINLDRILLDVHNFMKVFPKEKLKQLKSDVPHRTLKTLLHTLCKLTGAKILDHLSMIENRNESELEAHLRRVVKHSGNFSSLKSDQNSEKMALRSDDKVIKAKVSDILSEIFKKIGSKENTKEGLTELYEYKQKYSDADLEPFLKNTSQFFQSYVERGLRMIESEREGKSRLQSSSVIPQHSVDSAYPSNHSSMSVSSNGEDLKPAVYYERLKILRQRHGLENSKQQQQQEDERPLSSLLSRPPLASSTDMLHSKLSQLKETRESQLQQEQSRSHSPGRASSPASNLDDLKKRLERIKSNRQ; this comes from the exons ATGGGGGACGACAGCGAGTGGATGAAGCTGCCCATCGACCAGAAGTGCGAACATAAG GTATGGAAGGCCAGACTGAACGGATATGAAGAAGCGCTGAAGCTTTTCCAGAGGATCACCGATGAAAAGAGTCCTGAATGGGGGAAATACCTGGGACTGATCAAAAAGTTTGTTACAGACTCCAACGCCGTGGCTCAGCTGAAAGGCTTGGAAGCAGCACTTGTCTTTATTGATAATGCGCATGTGGCTGGCAA GACAACAGGGGAAGTGGTGTCAGGTGTAGTAAGTAAAGTTTTCAACCAGCCCAAAGCCCGGGCCAAAGAGCTGGGAATAGATATCTGCCTCATGTACGTGGAGATCGAGAAAGCAGAGATCGTTCAGGATGAGCTCATCAAAGGACTGGAAAACAAGAACCCTAAGATCGTCGTGGCCTGCATCGAAACTCTCCGAAAGGCTTTAAG CGAATTTGGTTCCAAGATCATTACCCTGAAGCCAGTAGTCAAAGTGTTGCCAAAGCTGTTTGAGTCTCGAGAGAAGGCGGTGCGTGACGAGGCCAAACTGCTAGCAGTAGAGATCTATAAATGGATTCGGGATGCTTTGCGAGCTCCACTGCAGAACATCAACTCTGTACAG ttgaAAGAGTTGGAGGAGGAGTGGGTGAAGCTGCCCGCCGGTGTGCCGAAGCAGAGCCGCTTTCTGCGCTCTCAGCAGGACCTGAAGGCAAAGTTTGAGCAGCAGCAGGCAGTCGGAGGAGACGAGGCTGATG GCGATGACGACGACGGAGGAGGTGCACAAGTGGATGCGTACGAGCTGCTGGAAGCTGTTGAGATCCTTTCAAAAATCCCAAAAGATTTCTATGAAAAAATC GAAGCCAAGAAATGGCAGGAAAGAAAGGAGGCCTTAGAGGCAGTAGAGGTTCTCACCAAAAACCCCAAGCTTGAGGGTGGCGACTATGGGGACTTGGTTCGAGCTCTAAAGAAG GTTATTGGAAAAGATGCCAATGTGATGCTTGTAACACTGGCGGCTAAATGTCTAGCTGGACTGGCAGCAGGATTGCGCAAAAAGTTTGGAACATATGCAGGCCAT GTGGTGCCAACCATTTTGGAGAAGTTTAAGGAGAAGAAACCTCAGGTGGTCCAGGCCTTACAGGAGTCAATTGATGCAGTCTTTCTAACT ACGAACCTACAGAGCATCAGCGAGGACGTGTTGGCGGTGATGGACAACAAAAACCCATCCATCAAACAGCAGGCATCGCTGTTCCTGGCCCGAAGCTTTCGCCACTGCACCCCTGCTACGCTGCCAAAGAGCGTCCTGAAGCCACTCTGCTCTGCTTTCCTCAAG caaGTAAATGACTCTGCACCAGAAGTGAGGGATGCTGCGTTTGAAGCGTTGGGCACAGCCATGAAGGTGGTTGGCGAGAAAGCTGTGAACCCCTTCCTGGCCGATCTGGACAAACTCAAATTGGACAAG atAAAAGAATGTGCTGATAAAGTGGAACTTGCTGGTGGGAAGAAGGGAGAAGGTGGTAGTGGAGGAGGAGGGCAGAAGAAGGAGAAACCTGCAGCTAAACCTCCTCCTGTGGAAGAGCCTCCTGCTAAACCTGCCGGTCCTCCTAAAAAAGCTCCCGCAACCAAA GCTGCAGGTCCTCCCAAAAAAAGCAAACCTGCTACTGCTGCTAGTGGAAAGTCGAAGAAAGTGTCGGAAACAAAAGAAGTCGCAGAGACCGAATTATCT CTGGAAGTGTGTGAGGAGAAGGCTGCAGCCGTGCTCCCAGCTTCCTGTATGCAGCTGCTGGACAGCGCTAACTGGAAGGAGAGGCTAGCTAGCATGGAGGAGTTTCAAAGG gctgTTGAACAGATGGACAAGACGCAAATGCCATGCCAGGCTCTAGTGAGAATGTTGGCTAAGAAACCCGGGTGGAAAGAGACCAATTTTCAG GTGATGCAGATGAAGCTGCACATCGTTGGCCTCATCGCTGGGAAAGGATCCTTCTCAAAAACTTCAGCTTTGGTCGTGTTGGATGGCCTGGTGGACAAAATCGGGGACGTGAAATGTGGAAGCAACGCTAAAGAGGCTTTGACCGCTATCGGAGAAGCCTGCTTGCTGCCATGGACTGCTGAACAG GTGGTCTCTTTGGCCTTCTCACAGAAGAATCCCAAAAACCAAGCTGAGACACTGAACTGGCTGGCGAACGCCATGAAGGAGTTCGGCTTTGCCGG GATAAACGTGAAGGCTTTCATCAACAATGTCAAAACTGCTTTGGGCGCCACCAACccg GCTGTGAGGACGTCTGCCATCACTCTGCTGGGTGTGATGTTCTTGTACATGGGGGCTCCACTGCGCATGTTCTTTGAAGATGAAAAGCCGGCCCTGCTTTCACAAATAGACGCCGAATTTGAGAAG ATGCAGGGTCAGTCTCCTCCTGCTCCCACACGAGGCTTGTCCAAGAAAGGAACGGTGGACGACGGGGAGGAGGCTGATGAAGAGGAAGCAGATGGAGGTGCCGTTGACATTGTGGACCTTCTGCCCAGATCTGATATCAG TGATAAAATCACATCAGACATGGTGGAGAAGATCGGTGATAAGAACTGGAAGATCCGAAAGGAAGGGCTGGATGAGGTGGCTGCTGTGATTTCGGAGGCTAAGTTCATCCAAGCCAATATCGGAGAGCTGCCCATGGCACTGAAGGGCCGTCTCGGCGACTCCAACAAACTACTg gttcAGCAAACCCTGACCATCTTGCAACAGATTGCTACAGCTATGGGTCCAGCTCTCAAACAACATGTGAAGAATTTGGGCTTCGCCATCATCACAGTATTGGGAGACAGCAAG TCCAACGTCCGTGCTGCTGCCCTGACGACACTAAACACATGGGTGGAGCAGACAGGCCTGAAGGAGTGGCTGGAAGGCGAAGACTTGGCAGAAGAGTTGAAAAGGGAGAATCCCTTCCTCAGACAGGAG ATATTGGGCTGGCTGGCTGAGCGGCTGCCCAACATGTGCTCTGTGCCTGCTGATCTGATGCAGTGTGTCCCTCACCTCTACGCCTGTCTGGAGGATCGCAGTGGAGATGTGCGGAAGAAAGCCCAAGACGCCCTCCCCATGTTTATGATGCATCTGGGCCCCGAAAAGATGAGCAAAGCCACTAACAAGCTCAAG CCGGCCTCAAAGGACCAGGTGGTTGCCATGTTAGAGAAGGCCAGGGCTCTGATGCCAGCCAAACCCGCAAAGGCTGCTTCATCTAAAGCAGCTCAGAGTGCTCCTCCTGCAAAACCTTCCCCTG CACCGGCTAAAAGCCAGCCTGCAGTGGACGACTATAGCTCACCAGAACCCAAACAGGAGGCCAAGAAACCCAAAACAGTGGGGCCTGCCCAGAAAAAG GGAGTGTTGGGTAAAAAGGCTCCAGTCAAGGCTGCTAATAAAGATGAAGAAGACAGGTCAGGTCCTATCTTTATCCTCGTGCCTAATGGCAAGGAGCAGAGGATGAAAGAGGAGAAAGCACTAAAG ATCCTGAAGTGGAACTTTATGACTCCACGGGACGAATATGTGGAACAGCTAAAGACTCAAATGGCCACATGCCTGGCAAGGTGGCTACAGGACGAACTCTTTCACTACGACTTCCAGCGCCACGTGAAGGCCGTCAACGCCATGATCGAG CACATGGACGGCGAGTCAGAAGCTGTGATTGGCTGTCTGGATCTGATCCTGAAGTGGTTCACGCTTCGGTTCTTCGACACTAACACCAGTGTGCTGATGAAGGCCATGGAGTTTCTCAAACTGCTTTTCACCATGCTGAGCAGAGACGGCTACCACCTGAGCGAGTACGAAGCCTCGTCCTTCATCCCCTACCTCATCCTCAAG GTCGGGGAATCCAAAGACGTGGTGCGCAAAGACGTCCGTGCCATTTTGACCATGCTGTGTAACGTGTATTCTCCCAGCAAAATGTTTCCCTTCCTCATGGAGGGGACCAAGTCCAAGAATTCCAAGCAGAGATCAg AATGTCTCGACGAGCTCGGGTGCCTGATCGAGAATAACGGCATGAACGTGTGCCAGCCAACGCCAGCCAAGGCTCTGAAAGACATCGCCGTTCACATCGGAGACCGCGACACATCGGTGCGGAACGCAGCGCTAAATACAGTGGTGGCAGCTTATAACGTCTGTGGGGACCAGATCTTCAAACTCATCGGCAAT CTCTCGGAGAAGGACATGAGCATGTTGGAGGAGAGGATCAAGCGCTCGGCTAAGAAAGCCCCTGCCGTCTCGACCAAACAGGAGAAAGCACAGAGGGAACCGCCCAGCAATCCTAACGCTACCTTCCTGCGCAAACCCGCACAAGAGGAGGTGCCAAACAAACTCAA TCAAGCTCGGTCCCAGAATGCTCACACTGAGCACACTGCCCCGTCAATCCCCAAGGAGTTTCAGCTTGACCTGGACATGATCGAGAACGACCACACGCGTGTCAGCGACTTCCCCGACCTGGTGCAGCACAAACTGGATGAGCTTCTCGAGCCCGTCATGATCCCCGAGCCCAA GATTCGCTCGATCTCGCCTCATTTTGACGACCTCCACAACAGCACAGCCTCCACCATCAACTTTGTCATCTCACAGGTCGCTAGTGGTGATATTAACACCAGTATCCAGGCGCTGGCACAG ATTGACGAGGTGCTGCGGCAGGAAGACAAAGCAGAAGCGATGTCGGGCCACATAGACCAGTTCCTGATCGCCACTTTCATGCAGCTCCGCCTCATCTACAACACTCACATGGCTGACGACCGGCTGGACAAGAAGGACATCTTCAAACTGTACAGCTGCATCATCGGCAACATGCTCTCG TTGTTCTCTATGGAGAGTCTGGCGCGGGAGGCGTCTATGGGTGTGCTGAAGGATCTGATGCATGGTCTGATCACACTGATGCTGGACTCACGAGTGGAGGACATCGAAGATGGCCAGCAGCTCATCCGGTCCGTCAACCTGCTGGTGGTGCGAGTGCTGGAGAAATCTGATCAAACCAACATCCTAAG TGCTCTGCTGGTGCTACTGCAGGACAGCCTGATCACCACCGCCGGGTCTCCCATGTTCTCCGAGCTCGTCATGAAG TGTCTGTGGAGAATGATCCGCTTCCTGCCTGAGACCATTAACAGTATTAACCTGGACCGCATCTTGCTGGATGTCCATAACTTCATGAAGGTTTTCCCGAAAGAGAAGCTAAAGCAGCTGAAGAGCGACGTGCCACATCGCACTCTTAAAACCTTACTGCACACACTCTGCAAGCTCACCGGGGCCAAG ATCCTGGACCATCTGTCCATGATCGAGAACCGTAACGAGTCCGAACTGGAGGCTCATCTGAGGCGGGTGGTGAAGCATTCGGGAAATttctcaagtctcaagtctgaCCAGAACTCTGAGAAAATGGCCTTGCGATCC GATGATAAAGTGATCAAAGCAAAAGTGAGCGACATTCTGTCAGAGATCTTCAAAAAGATTGGCTCCAAGGAGAACACTAAAGAG ggctTGACAGAGCTTTATGAATATAAGCAGAAGTATTCAGACGCTGACTTGGAGCCCTTCCTGAAGAACACGTCTCAGTTTTTCCAGAGCTACGTTGAGCGCGGTCTCCGTATGATCGAGtcagagagggaggggaaaaGCCGTCTGCAGAGTTCttcag TGATTCCTCAGCACAGTGTGGATTCTGCGTACCCCTCCAACCACAGCTCCATGTCAGTCAGCAGTAACGGGGAAGATCTGAAACCCGCTGTTTACTACGAGAGACTGAAGATCCTCCGGCAACGACACGGCCTCGAGAACTCGAAG caacagcagcagcaggaagaTGAGCGTCCCTTGTCCTCCCTGCTGTCCAGGCCTCCCCTGGCCTCCTCCACCGACATGCTTCACAGTAAGCTGTCTCAGCTGAAGGAGACACGAGAGTCACAGCTGCAGCAAGAGCAGTCGCGCTCGCACAGCCCGGGCCGAGCCTCCTCGCCCGCCTCCAACCTCGATGACCTCAAAAAGAGGCTCGAGCGCATCAAGAGTAACCGCCAGTAA